Genomic DNA from Gemmatimonadota bacterium:
AACGACCGTATCGGCATGGTGGTCTTCGCGGGACGCAGCTTCACGCAGTGTCCGCTGACGCTGGACTACGACGTGCTGCTCGGCCTGCTCGACCAGGTGGAGATCGGGTTGACCGAAGACGGTACGGCCATCGGAATGGGCATCGCCAATTCCGTCAACCGGTTGCGGCAGAGCAGCGCCGAAAGCAAGGTGGTCATCCTGTTGACCGATGGGGTGAACAACACGGGCGCCATCGACCCGGTCACCGCGGCCAAGGCGGCCAAGGCGCTGGGCGTCAGGATTTACTCGGTCGGAATAGGAAAGGAAGAAGGCGCGCCGATTCCGGTCGACGACCCGGTACTGGGTCGCACGTACGCCCGTAATCGCGACGGCAGCCTCGCCCTCACGGAAATCGACGAGGAGACGCTCCGGCAGGTCGCGGAGATTACCGGCGGATACTACTTCAAGGCGACCGACGGCGAGATGCTGTCCCACATCTATCAACGCATCGACGCCCTTGAACGCACGGAGATGAAAGTCATCGCCTACTCGAGATACACGGAACTGTTCGGTTACTTTCTGTTGCCGGCCATGTTCCTGGTACTGGCCGAAACCCTTTTGAAGCACACCCGGTTCAGAAAACTGCCGTAGATCAGGCGGCCGCGTTCAGGTCATTCGGACCACCGGAGTAATCATGCGATTTGCCCAACCCGAGTTTCTGTATCTGCTGGCGGCAGCACCGCTGATCATCCTGTTCTATATCGTTCGGTTCCGGCACAGGCGCGACGTGCTCAGGCAGCTGGGAGATCCGGAACTGCTGGACAGGCTTGCACCGTCAACCGTAGCGGGAAGACAGCCGGTCAAGGCGGCGCTTGTGGTCCTGACCCTGGTCTGTTTCGCCCTGGCCCTCGCCCGGCCGCAGTTCGGAACACGGTCCGAAACGGTGCGCCAGACCGGTTTTTCTGTGATGGTCGCGCTGGATGTCTCCAATAGCATGCTGGCCGAGGACGTCCGGCCGAATCGTCTCGTACGGGCCAAGTATGCGGTCCGGTCCCTGGCAAGAAAGCTCCGGAACGACCGGATCGGACTGGTGGTTTTCGCCGGATCTGCTTTTCTGCAGTGTCCCCTGACCGCCGATTACAGCATCGTGGAACTCTTCCTGGACGGTATCGATACCCAGACGGTGGGTACGCAGGGAACGGCCATTGCGGAGGCGTTGCAAATCGCGGACCGGTCGTTCCAGCAGGATCACAAAGGGTACAAGGCCGTCGTACTGATCACCGACGGAGAAGACCACGAGGGAGACCCCGCAGCGATTGCCGCGGAACTGGCGGCCCGGGACGTTCGTGTTTACGTGGTGGGCATCGGCACGCCGCTTGGCGTTCCCATACCGGTCAAGGGCGAGGACGGCATGGTCGCCGGTCACATGCGGAACCGTTCCGGGGAAGTGGTCATGAGCCGCCTGGACGAATCTACGTTGCGCCAGATCGCGGAGACGACCGGAGGGGCTTACTACCGGGCTTCGCCGGGTGGAGAAGAGATGGACCTGGTGTACGATACCCTCGCATCGCTTGAAAGGGCGGAGTTCGAAAGCCGGGAATTTACGCAGTACGTCGAGCGTTACCAGTATATATTGTTGTTCGGCCTGATGCTCCTGGTCGCGGATACCGTGATCCGGGATCGCAGATTGCCCGTCGATTCTTAAGCGTCGGAACCCAGGCCATGCCGGAGTTCAAGCCATGAGCGCCATACTGGTCGTCATCCTGTTCCTCGGTTTGCAGCCGGCCGCGAAGAACGCCCGCGGAAACGAACTGTATCACCAGGAAAAGTACGATGAGGCGCTGGCGGCCTATAACGAGGCGCTGGCGGAGGACGGAGAAAACCCGGCGCTTCATTACAACCGGGGCAACGCGCTGCACCGCGCCGAGCAATATCCCACGTCCGTGCAGGCGTATACGAACGCGTTGGACGGCGACGCGCCGCTCGGCGGCCGGGCCTGGTACAACATGGGCAACAGCCTGTATCGCATGGGCCGGCTGGAGGAATCCATCAAGGCCTACAAAGAGGGCCTGCGGATCAAGTCGGACGATCTCGACATGAAATACAACCTGGAATTCGTGATGCGGCAACACCAGGAACACCAGGACCGCCGGAACGCGCAGAATCCACCGGACGATCAGGACGAACAGGACAACCAGGATAGTCAGGCACAGCCGCCGGAGCCGGAGCAGCAGCAACACGAAGAAGGAGAAAACCCGGAGCAGCAGCAGGCCCCCCGGGAAGGGGAACTGAGCAGGGAACAGGCGGAACGTCTTCTGAATGCCCTGAACAGGGACGAACTGGATATACAGCGCCAGCTGCGCAGACAGCAGGCCACGCAGGTCAATCCGGAGAAAGACTGGTAGCCGGTTCAGGCGGGACCGACGAGCCACGATGGCGGACACTATGATAGTCATGAAATTCGGAGGCACTTCCGTAGGCAGCGTGGAGGCCATTAGACAAGTCGTCGAAATCGTCGGAAACTACCGCGAACACGGCCTGTCGGTGGTATTGTCCGCCATGAGCAAGGTGACCGACGCCCTGCGGGCGATGGCGGCCACCGCCTGCGCCGGAACCGAGCCCACCGCTGCCCTCAAAGCCCTGAGGAAACGCCACGAGGAGACGGTTTGCGCCGTGGCCGAGGGGGATGAGCGGAAGCGGGCCATCGAAGACTGTGCCGGACTGATCGACGAGTTGTCGGGAATCCTGCACGGGATTACGCTGCTCCGGGAGCTTTCCCCGCGTTCGGCCGACCTGGTCAGTTCCTTCGGCGAGCGCCTGTCCGTGATCGTGGTCTCCGCGGCGCTCCGATCGGCCGGCCTGTCGTCCATCCCCGTCGACGCGCGCGAATACGTAAAGACCAACGAGCGCTATACCGAGGCGGAGGTGAATTTCGCGGAAACGGACCGCCGTCTTTCGGAAGGGCTCGCCCCCATGGTGTCCGATGGCTGCATTCCGATCATTACGGGGTTTCTCGGGTCAACGGATGAAGGGGTCACCACGACCCTGGGGCGGGGTGCCTCGGACTATACCGCCTCCTTGGTCGGCGGCGCGTTGCATGCCGGGGAAATCTGGATATGGACGGACGTGGACGGTGCGATGACGGCCGATCCGAGGATCGTCGGGGACGCCCGGGTACTCAAGGAAATTTCCTATCTCGAGGCCGCCGAGATGTCCTATTTCGGCGCCAAGGTACTGCATCCCATGACCATGCTGCCCGCGGTGAAACAGGAGATTCCCATCCGGATCCGGAACACCTTCCGGCCCGAGAACAGCGGCACGGTCATATCGTCGCGCACCCGTACGGCGCCCCTGGGCGTGAAAGCCGTGACGAGTATCGACCGGCTGTGTCTGATCGTGGTCGAGGGCACCAGCCTGAGCAGAACGCCCGACACTCACGCGCGCCTTTTCAAGACCACGGCCGAACGCAAGACCCAGGTCATCATGATTACGCAGGCTTCATCCGAACACGACATCTGCCTGGCGGTCGACGAACGGGACGGCCCCGGAACCGTCCAGGCGCTGAAGGAGGAATTCCGTCATGAAGTCGCCGAAGGCAGCCTGGAGGAGATCTCGGTTCAATCCGGCCTGGCCGTGGTGGCGGTGGTCGGCGGCGGCATGAAGGGAACCCCCGGTATCGCGGCGCGCACGTTCGGCATTCTCGGCGAACACGGGATCAACATCATCGCCATCGCCCAGGGTTCTTCGGAACTGAATATCTCGTTCATCGTCGAACGGAACGACCTGCAGAAGACCGTTCAACTGGTGCACGCGTCCTTTGGACTGGGAGGGGATGGAGATTTTGAGCATAATTAACCTGTTTCAGTTCGGGAAGGGGAACATAGGCGGTGCGCTGATCAGGCAGGTGGCGGAACGGTCCGGGGCCCTGGCCCAGGCCAGCGGCCTGTCTTTCGAGTACGTCGGGATATGCGGCCGGGGCCTGGTGGTCTTCGATCCGCGGGGACTCAATACGGCGCTTCGCCTCCCCGGCGGCCTGGACGGGTTGCTGAACGACGAGGACAGGAACGCGCATTACCCGGGCGCGCCGGACATGATCGGTCGTTTGCTGCACGATCCTCCGCCGAATCTCTGCGTGATCGATACGACGTCCGCCGATATGACGGAGGTACACCTGGCCTGCCTTCGAAAGGGCGTCCCGGTCGTGACGGCCAACAAGAAGCCCATAACCGATCGGGGAGTCGCCTATGACGAGATCCGGCGGCTCGGCCGCGCCAGACGGATGCGATACTGGTACGAAACGACCGCGGGCGCCGGCCTGCCCGTCATAAGTACCGTCAGGGAACTGGTGGACACCGGGGACGAAGTGACCGAAATCGTGGGATGCCTGAGCGGTACGCTCGGCTATATCTGTTCCAGGCTGGACGAGGGGCTCGCCTTTTCGGAAATCGTCCGGGAAGCGAAAGCGCTCGGATACACGGAACCCGATCCCCGGGACGACCTGAACGGGATGGACGTGGCCAGGAAAGCCCTGATCCTCGGCCGGGAGATCGGATACCGTCTCGAACTCGAAGATCTGACGGTCGAGGGCATGGTTTCCGAAGCGCTGCTCGAAGCCCCTTCCGTGGATGCGTTCATGGAGATGCTGCCCCGGGAGGACGCGGAATACGCGCAGCGTGTGGAATCCGGGAGGCAACGCGGGCAAGTGCTGCGATACGTCGCCACCGTAGGAGACGGCACGTGCCGGGTAGGCCTCCGGAGTGTGGACAGAGAAAGTCCTTTGGGAAGCCTGGCCGGTCCGGATAATATGGTCGTGTGCACCACGAAGAGATACCGTGACAACCCGCTGATCGTGCGGGGGCCGGGTGCGGGACCGGAGGTTACGGCGGGAGGCCTGTTCGGCGACCTGATCAAGGCGGCGAGGACGCTGCCCGGCGGCGATCAATAAACCTCGGTATCTGATCTGCTATGGGAGTCTGAAGTGTCGAAGAATGAGATCAAAGTGGGTATCCTGGGCGCAACCGGAGCGGTGGGGCAGCGGTTCGTCCAGTTGCTCGAAAACCATCCCTGGTTCAGGGTAACCGCCCTTGCGGCGTCGGAACGGTCGGCCGGCAGACCCTACCAGGAAGCCGCTTCATGGCGGCTGGATACGCCGATTCCGGAGGCCGCGCGGGAGATGTCCGTTACACTCTGCGAACCGGGACTGGACTGCGATCTCGTATTCTCCGGCCTGGATTCCTCGGTGGCCGGTCCGATCGAGGCGGCCTTCGCCGCCGCCGGCTATGCCGTCGTCAGCAATTCGAAGAACCACCGCATGGACGACGACGTGCCGCTCCTCGTCCCCGAAGTCAACGCGGACCACTGCGGCATCATCGACTACCAGCGGGAGCGAAGAGGATATGACCGCGGGTTCATCGCGACCAATCCGAACTGCTCCACCATCGGTCTTACGATGGCGCTGAAACCGATCGCCGACCACTTCGGCATCCGCCAGGTCGCGGTCACCACCATGCAGGCCCTGTCCGGGGCCGGCTATCCGGGCGTTCCCTCCCTCGAGATACTGGACAACGTGCTTCCATATATCGGGGAAGAAGAAGACAAGATGGAGCGGGAAACCCTGAAGCTGCTGGGCAGGTACCGGGATAACCGGATCGAGAACGCCGGGATCGTCGTCAGCGCCCAGTGCAACCGGGTCCATGTCCAGGACGGCCACATGGAATGCGTTTCCGTGGGCCTGGAGAAGGAAACCGACCCGGGGGGTCTCGCCGAGGCGCTGCGCAACTATCGGGGGCTGCCCCAGGAACTCGGTCTGCCCTTCGCTCCGAGGCAACCGGTCATCGTTCGC
This window encodes:
- a CDS encoding aspartate kinase, producing MIVMKFGGTSVGSVEAIRQVVEIVGNYREHGLSVVLSAMSKVTDALRAMAATACAGTEPTAALKALRKRHEETVCAVAEGDERKRAIEDCAGLIDELSGILHGITLLRELSPRSADLVSSFGERLSVIVVSAALRSAGLSSIPVDAREYVKTNERYTEAEVNFAETDRRLSEGLAPMVSDGCIPIITGFLGSTDEGVTTTLGRGASDYTASLVGGALHAGEIWIWTDVDGAMTADPRIVGDARVLKEISYLEAAEMSYFGAKVLHPMTMLPAVKQEIPIRIRNTFRPENSGTVISSRTRTAPLGVKAVTSIDRLCLIVVEGTSLSRTPDTHARLFKTTAERKTQVIMITQASSEHDICLAVDERDGPGTVQALKEEFRHEVAEGSLEEISVQSGLAVVAVVGGGMKGTPGIAARTFGILGEHGINIIAIAQGSSELNISFIVERNDLQKTVQLVHASFGLGGDGDFEHN
- the asd gene encoding aspartate-semialdehyde dehydrogenase, yielding MSKNEIKVGILGATGAVGQRFVQLLENHPWFRVTALAASERSAGRPYQEAASWRLDTPIPEAAREMSVTLCEPGLDCDLVFSGLDSSVAGPIEAAFAAAGYAVVSNSKNHRMDDDVPLLVPEVNADHCGIIDYQRERRGYDRGFIATNPNCSTIGLTMALKPIADHFGIRQVAVTTMQALSGAGYPGVPSLEILDNVLPYIGEEEDKMERETLKLLGRYRDNRIENAGIVVSAQCNRVHVQDGHMECVSVGLEKETDPGGLAEALRNYRGLPQELGLPFAPRQPVIVRDEPDRPQPRMDRDAENGMAVTVGRIRPCPVLDMKFVVLSHNTIRGAAGTAIMNAELLRTRGYLD
- a CDS encoding VWA domain-containing protein gives rise to the protein MFFSVPMILGLLAALPVLLWWYRRQVKGRRGGMRFSDISVVSRLKPASILKYRHVPFALRAAAIGLAILALARPQTGTEGAEVMTEGIDIVLALDISGSMGAEDYKPRNRLYVAKSVISDFIRERKNDRIGMVVFAGRSFTQCPLTLDYDVLLGLLDQVEIGLTEDGTAIGMGIANSVNRLRQSSAESKVVILLTDGVNNTGAIDPVTAAKAAKALGVRIYSVGIGKEEGAPIPVDDPVLGRTYARNRDGSLALTEIDEETLRQVAEITGGYYFKATDGEMLSHIYQRIDALERTEMKVIAYSRYTELFGYFLLPAMFLVLAETLLKHTRFRKLP
- a CDS encoding tetratricopeptide repeat protein — protein: MSAILVVILFLGLQPAAKNARGNELYHQEKYDEALAAYNEALAEDGENPALHYNRGNALHRAEQYPTSVQAYTNALDGDAPLGGRAWYNMGNSLYRMGRLEESIKAYKEGLRIKSDDLDMKYNLEFVMRQHQEHQDRRNAQNPPDDQDEQDNQDSQAQPPEPEQQQHEEGENPEQQQAPREGELSREQAERLLNALNRDELDIQRQLRRQQATQVNPEKDW
- a CDS encoding VWA domain-containing protein codes for the protein MRFAQPEFLYLLAAAPLIILFYIVRFRHRRDVLRQLGDPELLDRLAPSTVAGRQPVKAALVVLTLVCFALALARPQFGTRSETVRQTGFSVMVALDVSNSMLAEDVRPNRLVRAKYAVRSLARKLRNDRIGLVVFAGSAFLQCPLTADYSIVELFLDGIDTQTVGTQGTAIAEALQIADRSFQQDHKGYKAVVLITDGEDHEGDPAAIAAELAARDVRVYVVGIGTPLGVPIPVKGEDGMVAGHMRNRSGEVVMSRLDESTLRQIAETTGGAYYRASPGGEEMDLVYDTLASLERAEFESREFTQYVERYQYILLFGLMLLVADTVIRDRRLPVDS